A stretch of the Candidatus Bandiella numerosa genome encodes the following:
- the msrB gene encoding peptide-methionine (R)-S-oxide reductase MsrB, which yields MKNKYLSKIKKLNKVQFEVTQNKGTEKAFANQYWNHKEYGIYVDIISDEPLFSSFDKFDSGCGWPSFTKSLDQSEIILQDDLSHGMRRTEVLTKTCHLGHFYSERGIRKILMNYTKSAGMDRSISPHKLRHFLFTWMKKQGVDDALIQPYSGHDSRKSLEIYSKLSITDAQNEYNKIINNFPV from the coding sequence ATGAAGAATAAATATCTAAGTAAAATCAAAAAACTAAATAAAGTACAGTTTGAAGTTACTCAAAATAAAGGCACTGAAAAAGCTTTTGCCAATCAATATTGGAACCATAAGGAATATGGAATTTATGTAGATATAATATCTGACGAGCCCCTTTTCTCTTCATTTGATAAATTTGATTCTGGTTGTGGTTGGCCTAGTTTTACCAAAAGCTTAGATCAATCAGAAATTATCTTGCAAGATGATCTATCTCATGGCATGAGGCGCACAGAAGTATTAACTAAAACATGCCACTTAGGGCATTTTTATTCAGAAAGAGGAATCAGAAAAATATTGATGAATTACACAAAATCAGCTGGAATGGACAGGTCTATATCTCCACATAAATTACGACACTTTTTGTTTACATGGATGAAAAAGCAAGGGGTTGATGATGCTTTAATACAACCTTATTCTGGACATGATTCAAGGAAATCATTAGAAATATATTCTAAATTATCAATAACAGATGCGCAAAATGAATATAACAAAATTATTAACAATTTTCCAGTATGA
- a CDS encoding conjugal transfer protein TraG N-terminal domain-containing protein, producing the protein MSAASFYTKWNLIAISERLLTWGPILKNYFVSFIYLQLWMPIYAILFVVFASQYQSMGAEVNGVTWNNFTKIRSINHEIALLSGYMIFFTPFIAGLVLKMGLSSLGSLSTSMFGAQQQEAARIASDIVRGNYSTGNMNMDNHSYNNLSANKHNDNYEYMTGIKSYNSMSGARVSEYADGSSSMDMSPAINNAGGLISIDWGSHMGKKLDNSISNSQSDMTKSSSDYLESASNAYSTLLGYNQSFAKGSGQYKDFQDSLSNDQRQSFQDASRLIDQTSQNFNISTDDALKLSVGASQGIGFDILIAKGGFSVGADASKTSNLREAYEHMQSSSNSKEYSDSLGKMQSYLRSNSSKDHFTQNQDFYDSLKNDFVKSQNASKSYQEAQQRYDSYSQQRNEYAEQSQRINENLTPKFMEWVKFKKGNAGAEEIFKKGDAGTLSSLANRFIEDNGLNSPINSTTYKSKEHSNNPDSAFMGQSFFSSGFGTASKAQGESVSDTVNEKLSGGINEDGLDKKYESNVGKAVKKNIEDKKDLNSKIEQKDAVLQPIDTRNDANNNQQSVTNNSSSQNNEAPNNPDNINPAGQSSINSQVDSNESKIDGESNNVENKSEAPKTNNRPREFESNYQAPNAFAGNIHKTVGQKGLDTANEVDDNQFDTKNQLGGKKGVVSSKQNELDAKSKDKINKGITKNIGGSIYQNAKNNVSGNVTAVKNTYFSVTGQPEKKQEYSKIDKPAIDISGEDLKIQDNNDKNQKVSPQNIISNNLIQANQASSSEIKQDYEIVDKSNNSQSTQNSALKQNKNLSSKTQNEDKNIANLNNAENKDKATPNLLKQSSNNATSQQGTLKKNMSADKSGKKNNKNEDK; encoded by the coding sequence ATGAGTGCCGCATCTTTTTATACTAAATGGAACCTCATTGCCATTTCCGAACGTTTATTAACCTGGGGCCCAATACTTAAGAATTATTTTGTCTCATTCATATATTTACAGTTATGGATGCCGATATATGCGATATTATTTGTAGTATTTGCATCGCAATATCAATCAATGGGAGCAGAAGTAAATGGTGTGACCTGGAATAATTTTACAAAAATTAGGTCAATTAACCATGAGATAGCATTATTATCGGGTTATATGATATTCTTTACGCCATTTATTGCAGGGTTAGTGCTTAAAATGGGATTATCATCACTTGGATCATTATCTACATCGATGTTTGGAGCGCAACAACAAGAAGCAGCACGGATTGCATCTGACATAGTTAGAGGGAATTATAGTACAGGCAATATGAATATGGACAATCATAGTTACAATAATTTATCAGCAAATAAGCATAATGATAATTATGAATATATGACTGGCATAAAATCATATAACAGCATGTCAGGAGCTAGAGTTAGTGAGTATGCAGATGGTAGTAGTTCAATGGATATGAGTCCTGCAATAAATAATGCTGGTGGATTAATATCTATAGATTGGGGTTCGCATATGGGTAAGAAATTAGATAATAGTATAAGTAATTCACAAAGTGATATGACAAAGAGCAGTAGTGATTATTTAGAAAGTGCGTCTAATGCATATTCAACGTTACTTGGATACAATCAGAGCTTTGCTAAGGGGAGTGGTCAATATAAAGATTTCCAAGATAGCTTGAGTAACGACCAAAGACAATCATTCCAGGATGCTAGTAGATTAATAGATCAGACTTCACAGAACTTTAACATATCTACAGATGATGCACTGAAATTAAGTGTAGGAGCTAGTCAGGGGATAGGATTTGACATACTTATTGCAAAAGGAGGATTTAGTGTAGGCGCTGATGCTAGTAAAACAAGTAATTTAAGGGAGGCATATGAACATATGCAATCTTCAAGTAATTCTAAGGAATATAGTGATAGTTTAGGGAAGATGCAGTCATATCTAAGGAGCAATAGTAGCAAAGATCATTTTACGCAAAATCAGGATTTTTATGATTCGCTTAAGAATGATTTTGTTAAATCACAAAATGCTAGTAAATCATATCAAGAAGCGCAGCAGAGGTATGATAGTTATTCACAACAAAGGAATGAATATGCTGAGCAATCACAGAGGATTAATGAGAATCTAACTCCTAAATTCATGGAATGGGTTAAGTTTAAGAAGGGTAATGCGGGAGCAGAGGAAATATTTAAAAAAGGAGATGCTGGCACGTTATCATCACTTGCAAATAGATTTATAGAGGATAATGGTCTTAATAGTCCTATTAACTCAACTACATATAAGTCAAAAGAGCACAGCAATAATCCTGATTCCGCGTTTATGGGTCAATCATTTTTTAGCTCAGGATTTGGAACAGCTTCTAAGGCTCAGGGTGAAAGTGTGAGCGATACAGTTAACGAGAAGTTAAGTGGTGGTATTAATGAAGATGGTCTTGATAAGAAATATGAGAGTAATGTTGGTAAGGCAGTAAAGAAAAATATAGAGGATAAAAAGGACCTAAATTCAAAAATTGAACAAAAAGATGCTGTATTACAACCAATAGATACTAGAAATGATGCTAATAACAACCAACAATCAGTAACTAATAATAGTTCATCTCAAAATAATGAAGCGCCAAATAATCCTGATAATATAAATCCAGCAGGACAAAGCTCTATTAATTCACAGGTTGATTCAAATGAGAGTAAAATAGATGGGGAAAGTAATAATGTTGAAAATAAATCAGAGGCTCCAAAGACTAATAATAGACCTAGGGAATTCGAATCAAATTACCAAGCTCCTAATGCTTTTGCAGGTAACATTCATAAAACCGTGGGACAAAAAGGATTAGACACAGCAAATGAAGTAGATGACAATCAATTTGATACAAAGAATCAGTTAGGTGGAAAGAAGGGTGTGGTTAGCAGTAAGCAAAATGAATTGGATGCAAAATCTAAGGATAAGATTAATAAGGGCATCACAAAAAACATAGGTGGAAGTATATATCAGAATGCAAAAAATAATGTAAGTGGTAATGTTACTGCAGTAAAAAACACGTACTTTTCTGTAACTGGTCAACCAGAGAAAAAACAGGAATATAGTAAAATAGATAAACCTGCAATCGATATAAGTGGTGAGGATTTAAAAATACAAGACAATAATGATAAAAATCAAAAAGTTAGCCCTCAAAATATAATAAGTAATAATCTAATCCAAGCCAATCAAGCCTCTTCAAGCGAAATTAAGCAGGATTATGAGATAGTGGATAAAAGTAATAATTCTCAATCAACCCAGAATAGTGCACTCAAGCAAAACAAAAATCTGAGCAGCAAAACACAGAATGAAGACAAGAATATTGCTAATTTGAACAATGCAGAAAACAAAGATAAGGCTACGCCAAATTTGCTAAAGCAGAGTTCTAATAATGCGACTTCTCAGCAAGGCACTCTAAAAAAAAATATGAGCGCAGATAAGAGTGGCAAAAAAAATAATAAAAATGAGGATAAATAG
- a CDS encoding YhcG family protein has protein sequence MNENYKLDQNYGTLVADLKKRVAESRYRATLSVNRELVLLYHHIGQQILKSQKIHGWGAKVIEQLSKDLYSAFPEMKGFSSRNLKYMRKFAEEYQDQQIVQQLVAQLPWGHNVVLLDRISDRREREFYIKETIQYGWSRNIMVMQIESNLYMRQGGAVTNFDKRLPNLQSDLAVGLMKDPYCFDFLSLGRDAHEREIEKGLISHMQKFLLELGEGFAFVGSQYHLEVGGQDFFVDMLFYHLKLRCYFVIELKNTAFKPEYSGKLNFYLSVIDDKLKHKDDNPSIGLILCKSKNKVVAEYALRDIEKPIGLSEYKLPEKIIEKLKATLPSIEELEKELSKDIEEVEDVENE, from the coding sequence ATGAATGAAAACTATAAACTAGACCAAAATTACGGCACATTAGTAGCAGATTTAAAAAAGAGAGTAGCAGAATCAAGGTATAGAGCTACTTTAAGCGTGAATAGAGAGTTAGTTCTGCTATATCACCATATAGGTCAGCAAATACTTAAATCTCAAAAAATTCATGGCTGGGGTGCCAAAGTAATAGAGCAGCTATCTAAAGATTTATATTCGGCATTCCCAGAGATGAAAGGATTTAGCTCTAGGAATTTAAAATATATGCGTAAATTTGCAGAAGAATATCAAGATCAGCAAATTGTGCAACAGCTTGTTGCACAATTACCTTGGGGTCATAATGTTGTTTTACTGGATCGAATATCAGACAGAAGAGAACGAGAATTTTATATAAAAGAAACAATCCAATATGGATGGTCTAGAAATATAATGGTGATGCAAATAGAGAGCAATCTTTACATGAGGCAAGGAGGAGCAGTTACAAACTTTGATAAGAGATTACCTAATCTACAATCTGATTTAGCAGTAGGATTAATGAAAGACCCATATTGCTTTGATTTTCTAAGCTTAGGCAGGGATGCCCATGAAAGAGAAATAGAAAAAGGCTTAATATCACATATGCAAAAGTTTTTGCTTGAGCTCGGCGAGGGATTTGCGTTTGTAGGTAGTCAGTATCATCTAGAAGTTGGTGGTCAAGACTTTTTCGTGGATATGCTCTTTTATCATTTAAAGCTACGCTGCTATTTTGTGATAGAGCTCAAAAATACAGCATTCAAACCGGAATATTCAGGGAAGCTTAATTTTTACTTATCAGTTATAGATGATAAATTAAAGCATAAAGATGATAACCCATCAATTGGTTTAATTTTATGTAAGTCTAAAAATAAAGTAGTAGCAGAATATGCGCTTAGAGATATAGAGAAGCCTATAGGGCTATCTGAGTACAAATTACCTGAAAAAATTATTGAGAAATTGAAAGCTACTCTACCAAGTATAGAAGAGCTTGAGAAAGAGTTGTCAAAAGATATAGAAGAAGTAGAGGATGTTGAAAATGAATAA
- a CDS encoding type IV secretion system DNA-binding domain-containing protein, translating to MGNFVRGGQLITHSFRMNYQVWKILMRCVLAIMLCGVFYTFYNDIGTYDWKNVPGYIKKEVAFFDEAVVTYYTEYGYKHEQTKKFAKNNPVFKRLEQKVERALYKGLITGGVLSAILLMGTVFYFYRTGKNRTVSMAIRGIFLEQFDVIKKKVEKHNKAFPYIPHTIAEMPYPITGEPRSFTSGEQSHTMIIGSTGSGKTTIIRELLYSIHCRGEKAIIVDVKGDYIEKAYREDMRTDIILNPLDKRSRNWSIFKETTALTGFATIAKALIPVDSKDPTWTEAARAVFTEMANSYAGANLSLAEFTDKILKTDIKVLEEILKKTYAGKIINTEIEKAALSVMMVMSSYLRPLKLYRSNENCFSIRDWILGDTWNKEHRQHGFLFLSSRAEAKRDLNPIITAQVDIAINAMRSMGNSSSRPKIWFILDELGYFDTAIPNLIDGLTTARSYGGCFVLGTQDITTVSKIYSRERAETITNNCRTKIFMNVEGAETARWCSNNSGVGEVEEWSESFSYGAHEMRDGQSATKIKRMKAAVLDGEFQILKTGEGYIKLSGYNPVKFTARKPRLGDIAKPYIENEKLYGLLVEEREEQEKYRIKVEKRFNKDTNILALVKEGGASEDDQISSNVTIKKPKEGEKTSKKENSAKSVATNDIGNDW from the coding sequence ATGGGTAATTTTGTAAGAGGCGGACAGTTAATAACGCATTCATTTAGAATGAATTATCAGGTATGGAAAATACTGATGCGATGTGTTTTAGCGATAATGTTATGTGGAGTTTTTTATACATTTTATAATGACATAGGCACATATGATTGGAAGAATGTGCCAGGATATATAAAAAAAGAGGTGGCATTTTTTGATGAGGCAGTAGTTACATATTATACAGAGTATGGGTATAAACATGAGCAAACGAAGAAGTTTGCAAAAAACAACCCAGTATTTAAAAGACTAGAGCAAAAAGTAGAAAGGGCATTGTATAAGGGCTTGATAACAGGAGGAGTGTTATCAGCGATATTACTTATGGGAACGGTATTTTATTTTTATAGGACTGGGAAAAATCGCACTGTAAGTATGGCAATAAGGGGTATATTTCTTGAACAATTTGATGTAATCAAAAAGAAGGTAGAAAAGCATAACAAAGCATTTCCATATATACCTCACACAATAGCAGAGATGCCATATCCAATAACAGGGGAGCCTCGTTCATTCACATCAGGAGAGCAATCACATACAATGATAATAGGATCAACGGGTAGTGGTAAAACCACAATAATTAGAGAATTATTGTATAGCATACACTGCAGAGGAGAGAAAGCTATCATAGTGGATGTAAAGGGTGACTATATAGAAAAAGCTTATAGAGAAGATATGCGTACAGATATAATATTAAATCCACTGGATAAGAGAAGCAGGAACTGGTCAATATTTAAGGAGACAACAGCACTTACAGGATTTGCCACAATAGCAAAGGCGTTGATACCAGTAGATTCAAAAGACCCTACATGGACAGAGGCAGCAAGAGCAGTATTTACAGAAATGGCAAATAGTTATGCAGGTGCAAATTTATCTCTTGCGGAGTTTACAGATAAAATCTTAAAAACAGATATAAAGGTATTGGAAGAGATATTAAAAAAAACTTATGCAGGGAAAATAATCAATACAGAGATAGAAAAGGCTGCGTTATCAGTGATGATGGTAATGAGCTCATATTTAAGGCCTCTTAAGCTATATAGAAGTAATGAAAACTGTTTTTCAATTAGAGATTGGATATTGGGAGATACATGGAATAAAGAGCACAGGCAACATGGATTTTTATTTTTATCATCAAGAGCAGAAGCAAAGAGGGATTTAAACCCAATAATAACGGCACAGGTTGATATAGCAATCAATGCGATGAGATCAATGGGAAATAGCAGTAGCAGGCCAAAGATATGGTTTATATTAGATGAGCTAGGGTATTTTGACACAGCAATACCAAATTTAATAGATGGCTTAACAACCGCTAGATCATATGGAGGATGTTTTGTATTAGGGACGCAGGATATAACAACAGTTTCTAAAATATATTCAAGAGAAAGAGCAGAAACAATAACCAATAACTGTCGCACGAAGATTTTCATGAATGTAGAGGGAGCTGAAACTGCGAGATGGTGCTCTAATAATTCAGGAGTAGGAGAAGTGGAAGAATGGAGTGAAAGTTTTTCTTATGGAGCGCATGAGATGAGGGATGGACAAAGTGCAACAAAGATAAAAAGAATGAAAGCAGCAGTACTTGATGGTGAGTTCCAGATACTAAAAACGGGAGAAGGATATATTAAGCTATCAGGTTACAATCCAGTTAAATTTACAGCAAGGAAGCCAAGATTAGGGGATATTGCAAAACCATATATAGAAAACGAAAAACTGTATGGGTTGTTAGTAGAAGAGAGGGAGGAGCAGGAGAAATATCGCATAAAAGTGGAAAAAAGGTTTAATAAAGACACAAATATATTGGCTCTTGTAAAAGAAGGTGGCGCTAGTGAAGATGATCAAATAAGTAGTAATGTTACTATAAAGAAACCAAAAGAAGGTGAAAAAACTAGTAAAAAAGAAAATAGTGCAAAATCAGTGGCAACAAATGATATTGGTAATGATTGGTAA